In Canis lupus dingo isolate Sandy chromosome 1, ASM325472v2, whole genome shotgun sequence, a single genomic region encodes these proteins:
- the RWDD1 gene encoding RWD domain-containing protein 1 isoform X2 — protein sequence MVMIFTLVTAVQEKLNEIVDQIKTRREEEKKQKEKEAEEAEKQLFHGTPVTIENFLSWKAKFDAELLEIKKKRMKEEEQAGKNKLSGKQLFETDHNLDTSDIQFLEDAGNNVEVDESLFQEMDDLELEDDEDDPDYNPADPESDLTD from the exons ATGGTAATGATCTTTACTTTAGTGACAGCTGtgcaagaaaaattaaatgaaatagtagatcaaataaaaactagaagagaagaagaaaagaaacaaaaagagaaagaggcagaagaagcTGAAAAG caaTTATTTCATGGCACTCCTGTCACAATTGAGAATTTCTTAAGTTGGAAGGCCAAATTTGATGCAGaactcttggaaattaaaaagaaacgaatgaaagaagaagaacaagcaggaaaaaataaattaagtg ggaAACAGCTATTTGAAACAGATCATAATCTTGACACATCTGATATCCAGTTTTTGGAAGATG CTGGAAACAATGTGGAGGTAGATGAATCCCTATTCCAGGAAATGGATGACTTGGAGCTAGAGGATGATGAGGATGATCCAGACTATAATCCTGCTGACCCAGAGAGTGATCTGACTGACTAA
- the LOC112644458 gene encoding ATP synthase subunit f, mitochondrial-like, with amino-acid sequence MASSIPVKEKKLMEVKVGELPGWILMRDFTPKGIAGAFQRGYYRYYNKYINVKEGGVAGISMVLVAYVLFNYCHSYKELTHERLHKYH; translated from the coding sequence ATGGCATCATCCATACcagtgaaagaaaagaagctcATGGAGGTGAAAGTAGGAGAGCTGCCAGGCTGGATACTGATGCGGGACTTCACCCCTAAGGGCATTGCTGGAGCATTTCAAAGAGGTTATTACCGGTATTACAACAAGTATATCAATGTGAAGGAAGGGGGTGTTGCTGGGATTTCTATGGTGCTGGTTGCTTATGTGCTTTTCAACTACTGTCATTCTTACAAGGAGCTCACACATGAACGGCTTCACAAGTACCACTGA